The Sediminispirochaeta smaragdinae DSM 11293 genome has a segment encoding these proteins:
- a CDS encoding SRPBCC family protein translates to MKSRISTATEVLNSRIEKVWDAITDNENWQWRSDLQNLTILSDKEFIEYGKGGMEIHFTITKKEEYKVYGFTMDSKYFSGEWIGNFENLSDGKTKITFTESLVYKKLFLRIFATLFINLKAIQDVYMRDLKNKLNE, encoded by the coding sequence ATGAAAAGTCGAATATCTACTGCTACAGAGGTCTTGAATTCCAGAATCGAAAAGGTCTGGGATGCTATTACGGATAATGAAAACTGGCAATGGCGAAGTGATCTTCAGAATCTTACAATACTTAGTGATAAGGAGTTTATCGAATACGGTAAAGGTGGAATGGAAATTCACTTTACAATAACGAAAAAAGAAGAATATAAAGTCTATGGTTTTACCATGGACAGCAAATATTTTTCTGGAGAATGGATAGGCAATTTTGAAAACTTATCGGATGGAAAGACAAAGATTACATTTACAGAATCCTTAGTGTATAAGAAACTGTTCCTCAGAATATTTGCAACGCTATTTATTAATCTTAAGGCCATTCAAGACGTATATATGCGTGATTTGAAGAATAAACTGAATGAATAG
- a CDS encoding AAA family ATPase, with amino-acid sequence MNQRNYFILTGAMGGGKSTILKLLKKMDINCVSEPARVILYEQRLISAAGVPENDPNLFTQLMLSRATILYKNNAVERSLLHVFDRGIPDLIAYAELFNLETNIYYNAAEAYRYNPNVFFFKGWGGNLYN; translated from the coding sequence ATGAACCAACGCAATTATTTCATTCTTACTGGAGCAATGGGAGGTGGGAAGTCCACAATACTAAAGCTACTGAAAAAAATGGATATTAATTGTGTCTCTGAACCAGCCAGAGTAATTTTGTATGAACAACGCTTGATATCAGCAGCTGGTGTTCCGGAAAATGATCCGAATCTATTTACCCAATTGATGCTTTCAAGAGCTACAATTCTTTACAAGAATAATGCAGTTGAAAGAAGTCTGTTACATGTTTTTGATAGAGGAATACCTGATCTAATTGCTTATGCAGAGCTATTTAATCTTGAAACAAACATCTACTATAATGCAGCTGAGGCATACAGATATAATCCAAATGTCTTTTTCTTCAAGGGATGGGGGGGGAATTTATACAACTGA
- a CDS encoding GNAT family N-acetyltransferase, producing MEQTIPKKKNYVINIESNRLLLRNILPKDKNFIIDLWTNSDVTEYMGGPRDRNKMNIDVQENIDNPFQDEYDLWILVDKATGTSIGHCGLLKKDVEGIDETEVIYVIDIKFWGKGYATEIAHMLIDYAFKVKKLNSVIALIKPQNTASEKVASNIGMRLEKEIIRQGNIPMLLYRKENDKT from the coding sequence ATGGAACAAACAATTCCTAAAAAGAAAAACTATGTCATTAACATTGAATCAAATAGATTGCTGTTACGAAATATTTTACCCAAAGATAAGAATTTTATAATTGACCTTTGGACCAATTCAGACGTTACAGAATACATGGGTGGCCCTAGAGATAGAAACAAAATGAACATCGACGTACAGGAAAATATTGATAATCCTTTTCAAGACGAATATGACCTTTGGATTTTGGTAGATAAAGCTACAGGAACTTCAATTGGACATTGCGGATTACTTAAAAAAGATGTAGAGGGAATCGACGAGACTGAAGTAATCTATGTCATAGATATCAAATTTTGGGGAAAAGGCTATGCCACAGAAATTGCGCATATGCTTATTGATTATGCTTTTAAAGTAAAAAAACTCAATAGCGTTATTGCATTAATAAAACCTCAAAATACGGCATCTGAAAAAGTAGCTTCCAATATAGGCATGAGACTGGAAAAAGAAATTATCAGACAGGGAAATATACCAATGCTGCTGTATAGAAAAGAAAATGATAAAACATAG
- a CDS encoding GNAT family N-acetyltransferase: MINIRHANISEKEKTYRWLCLSDTANLHMGIPDYPESPIPDWVQFQNEFEDFYYLESGRQKGSMMIIESDKEEIGCLCYACFHLRPDSAELDIWLKEKRYCGKGFGPQALHLLVQYVAEKQNVKKFIIRPSEKNIRAIAAYEKVGFIRTRNKENTIRKYLKHTYLKKHGAGDYGFRNTAVLIMEK; this comes from the coding sequence ATGATAAACATTAGGCATGCAAATATTTCTGAAAAAGAAAAAACGTATAGATGGTTATGTTTATCTGATACAGCTAATTTACACATGGGTATACCGGATTATCCAGAAAGTCCGATACCTGATTGGGTTCAATTTCAAAATGAGTTTGAAGATTTTTACTATCTCGAGAGTGGAAGGCAAAAAGGCTCTATGATGATCATCGAAAGTGATAAAGAAGAAATTGGATGCTTATGTTATGCCTGCTTTCACTTAAGACCAGATTCTGCAGAACTGGATATTTGGCTGAAGGAAAAGAGGTATTGCGGGAAAGGGTTCGGACCGCAAGCACTGCACCTACTTGTGCAATATGTAGCTGAGAAGCAAAACGTTAAAAAGTTTATCATTAGGCCATCTGAAAAAAACATTAGGGCAATCGCGGCATATGAAAAAGTTGGTTTTATCAGAACCAGGAATAAAGAAAATACAATTCGGAAATATCTAAAACACACATATTTGAAAAAACATGGTGCAGGTGATTATGGTTTTAGAAATACAGCAGTCCTAATAATGGAGAAATAA
- a CDS encoding VOC family protein: protein MKLEGFGIFVNDMALMVRFYRDVLGFDIKEDENTTNVFLEKDGTLFLLYRRTDFEKMVNHNFKYVQKLNGHSEIALSVENFEAVDRTYNEVLSKGAVSVLEPTTEPWGQRTCYIADPEGNLVEIGSFQKE from the coding sequence ATGAAACTGGAAGGATTTGGAATATTCGTCAACGACATGGCATTGATGGTTCGCTTTTATAGAGACGTTTTAGGGTTTGATATCAAAGAAGATGAAAACACAACAAATGTATTTTTAGAAAAAGATGGAACATTGTTCTTGCTTTATCGTAGGACTGATTTTGAAAAGATGGTAAATCACAATTTTAAATATGTACAAAAATTAAATGGTCATAGTGAGATAGCTTTAAGCGTAGAGAATTTTGAAGCTGTTGATAGAACATATAATGAAGTCCTTAGCAAAGGGGCTGTTTCCGTACTTGAGCCGACAACAGAACCATGGGGACAAAGAACCTGTTATATAGCAGATCCTGAAGGGAATTTAGTTGAAATTGGTTCATTTCAGAAGGAGTAA
- a CDS encoding VOC family protein, whose translation MKQSIVHIALVVRDYDEAIDFYTQKLGFTLLEDTYQPEQDKRWVVVAPPGSEGTSILLARASKEEQVPFIGNQAGGRVFLFLRTDDFWRDYDRMQSIGITFVRSPKEAEYGIVAVFEDLYGNLWDLVQFAKDHLLTKGL comes from the coding sequence GTGAAACAATCAATTGTTCATATCGCTTTAGTTGTTAGAGATTATGATGAAGCCATTGATTTCTATACGCAGAAGTTAGGGTTTACTTTATTAGAAGATACTTACCAGCCTGAGCAAGATAAACGATGGGTTGTCGTAGCCCCTCCTGGTTCGGAAGGAACTTCCATTCTCTTGGCTAGAGCTTCAAAAGAAGAGCAGGTTCCATTTATCGGAAATCAAGCAGGTGGGCGGGTTTTCCTATTTCTCCGTACCGATGATTTTTGGCGTGATTATGATAGAATGCAATCGATTGGAATTACGTTTGTGAGGTCACCCAAAGAAGCAGAATATGGCATAGTTGCGGTATTTGAAGATTTATATGGGAATTTATGGGATCTGGTTCAATTTGCAAAGGACCATTTGCTAACAAAGGGGTTATAA
- a CDS encoding AbrB/MazE/SpoVT family DNA-binding domain-containing protein — MIKQLQKIGNSRGIIIDRAILDLLNVPEDSSFEVTQENGGLFLRPLSVKEAYEQVAKKHRKSLNKLAK; from the coding sequence ATGATTAAACAACTTCAAAAGATCGGCAATAGTCGAGGAATAATTATTGATCGTGCCATTCTCGATCTGCTCAATGTGCCAGAAGATTCCTCTTTCGAAGTAACCCAGGAGAATGGTGGATTGTTCCTTCGCCCTCTTTCTGTCAAAGAAGCATATGAACAGGTCGCCAAGAAGCACCGAAAGTCACTAAACAAGCTCGCTAAGTAA
- a CDS encoding type II toxin-antitoxin system death-on-curing family toxin — MQEIHRSEIATAGGAPGIRDIDRLKSAIGAAQTTFDGKLLMGTFEIAATYVHSIAFNHPFLDDNKRTATAAGLTFLFLNGYTLEEGYDEELTDTVLKLVKGEISLF, encoded by the coding sequence GTGCAAGAGATTCATAGAAGTGAGATTGCAACAGCTGGTGGTGCTCCTGGGATCAGAGATATAGACAGACTCAAGTCTGCCATTGGAGCAGCACAAACTACATTTGATGGCAAGCTTCTAATGGGCACGTTTGAGATAGCAGCTACGTATGTTCATTCCATCGCATTCAATCATCCTTTCCTCGATGACAATAAAAGAACAGCAACTGCAGCAGGCCTCACATTTTTGTTTTTGAATGGTTATACACTTGAAGAAGGCTACGACGAGGAGCTTACCGATACAGTCCTTAAGCTGGTGAAAGGTGAAATCAGTCTCTTTTAA
- a CDS encoding BrnT family toxin, which translates to MISFEWDKAKNAINIQKHGVSFEEAQSVFYDESHSDLEDRFIMLGFSSHLRLLVVCHCIRKKKSVIRIISARKATTNESKYYGG; encoded by the coding sequence ATGATATCCTTTGAATGGGATAAGGCAAAAAATGCGATCAATATTCAAAAGCATGGCGTTTCATTTGAAGAAGCACAATCCGTGTTTTATGATGAATCGCACTCTGATTTAGAAGATAGATTCATTATGTTGGGATTTAGTAGCCACTTACGCTTATTAGTTGTTTGCCACTGTATACGAAAGAAAAAATCCGTAATCCGAATTATCTCAGCTCGTAAAGCTACTACTAACGAATCAAAATACTATGGAGGGTGA
- a CDS encoding CopG family antitoxin: MRDEYDFSRMKSRKNPYAKKLKKQITIRLAVETIDYFKGLAEESGLPYQTLIDLYLDDCARNNKKMEVKWN, from the coding sequence ATGAGAGACGAATATGATTTTTCTAGAATGAAATCTCGTAAGAATCCATATGCAAAAAAGCTCAAGAAACAAATTACTATAAGGCTTGCAGTAGAGACTATAGATTATTTTAAGGGCTTAGCGGAAGAATCTGGCTTACCATATCAAACCCTTATAGATTTATATTTAGATGATTGCGCTAGAAATAACAAGAAAATGGAAGTTAAATGGAACTAA
- a CDS encoding MBL fold metallo-hydrolase yields MSDWFTIDEIDEKTFIISEYRHWEETHCYLLNGSGMSLLIDTGLGICNIYDEVLRLTENPITAVATHIHWDHIGGHEYFPDFYAHQDELNWLNGEFPLTMNQIKDMVVDRCDLPEGYDVNEYKFFQGNPTRVLNDNDTIDIGGRSIQIYHTPGHSPGHMCFWEKEHGYLFTGDLVYKDTLFAYYPSTDPEAYLNSLERIAALPVKRVFPGHHSLDIHPEILTRMRNAFRQLQNDGKLHHGSGTFEYGDWAVWL; encoded by the coding sequence ATGAGCGATTGGTTCACCATAGATGAAATTGATGAAAAAACTTTTATTATCAGCGAATATCGCCATTGGGAAGAAACGCATTGTTATCTTTTAAATGGATCTGGAATGAGTTTGCTGATCGATACCGGTCTTGGCATATGTAATATATATGATGAGGTTCTTAGGCTCACTGAAAATCCAATAACTGCTGTGGCAACGCACATTCATTGGGATCATATTGGAGGTCATGAATACTTTCCTGATTTTTATGCACATCAAGATGAATTGAATTGGCTGAATGGAGAGTTCCCTCTGACAATGAATCAGATTAAAGATATGGTCGTTGATCGTTGCGACCTGCCAGAAGGGTATGATGTAAATGAGTACAAATTTTTTCAGGGAAATCCAACAAGGGTCCTGAACGATAATGATACGATAGATATTGGCGGCCGCTCTATTCAAATTTATCATACACCAGGACATTCCCCAGGCCATATGTGTTTCTGGGAAAAAGAACATGGTTATCTTTTCACCGGAGACTTAGTTTACAAAGATACTTTATTTGCCTATTATCCATCCACCGATCCAGAGGCATATCTCAACTCTTTGGAAAGGATAGCAGCATTGCCAGTGAAGCGTGTGTTCCCGGGGCATCACTCCCTGGACATTCACCCAGAGATTCTGACAAGAATGCGTAACGCTTTTCGACAATTGCAAAATGATGGCAAATTACATCACGGTAGCGGTACATTTGAGTATGGCGATTGGGCAGTATGGCTGTAA
- a CDS encoding glycyl radical protein: MIRKASKRISFLVKDFLRYEPTLCIERAVLYDEGYENSAHQSIICKRADAIANVLDHMTLYILPGELIAGNQASAPRSAPVFPEFATKWLLSELDVLHLRKSSSFKIANDKKEILRKVLTKWNGRNVNDHIMNNLSDEIKDAEKTLAIIHSGLSSGTGHMIIDYEMVIEHGVKNLLTLLQQKKEKEVSQEAQDFLDSGIIVLEAAIRFAKRYSSLATELSKKEKETERSQELSRMAEILDKVPENPANDLYEAVQSFFIVHTILNIETNGHSISPGRFDQYMYPYYLKEIAKGTSPQFIQELIDSLWIKFNHFNKIRDIQGSKCFDGYPLFQNVILGGINEEGDDVVNELSYICLEATAETRLPQPSLSVRISSTESDKFYSAAAEVAALGLGMPAFFNDHVIIPALTKAGYTLEEARQYGEVGCVEPQVPGTTQGFYTAGYVCLAKCVELVLHNGIDPITGIVVGPNTGELCSLKTFADFMRAYDEQVARFCFLLTHGANIIEKMHSKLTPSPFASLFIEDCVERCKSFEEGGARYNFSAVNAVGMVNAADSLASIKKIVYDEKTVSLEKLVEILDSSAPDAGFMSYLMAQPKYGNDDPYVDNIAADISQKFCDQFKSMKNARGGIFTVGFQSISTHIAFSEAVGNLPDGKRFGEVLADGGVSAAQGRDKLGPTALIKSVSCIDQCQFTNGSLFNIKLNPSVVQGKDGIEVLVSIIKACRDLGIGQVQFNVVSRETLLKAQKEPQKYANLVVRVAGFSVFFTAICRDLQEDIIRRTEHK; encoded by the coding sequence ATGATTCGAAAAGCAAGCAAAAGAATTTCTTTCTTAGTTAAGGATTTTTTGCGATATGAACCGACTTTGTGCATTGAACGAGCGGTTTTGTATGACGAAGGATATGAGAATAGCGCGCATCAGAGCATCATCTGTAAACGGGCGGATGCCATTGCCAATGTTCTTGACCATATGACGTTATATATTTTACCGGGTGAACTTATCGCAGGAAATCAGGCTTCCGCCCCTAGAAGCGCGCCCGTATTTCCCGAGTTTGCGACAAAATGGTTGCTAAGCGAACTGGATGTTTTACATCTGAGAAAAAGCAGTAGTTTTAAGATTGCAAATGATAAAAAGGAAATTCTGAGAAAGGTACTGACGAAATGGAACGGTAGAAATGTCAATGATCATATCATGAATAATCTTTCGGATGAAATCAAGGATGCTGAAAAAACGTTGGCAATCATTCATTCTGGATTAAGTTCAGGAACAGGTCACATGATCATTGATTATGAAATGGTTATTGAGCATGGTGTAAAGAATCTACTTACGTTATTACAGCAGAAGAAAGAAAAAGAAGTTTCGCAGGAGGCGCAGGATTTTCTGGATTCCGGCATCATTGTGCTTGAAGCGGCAATTCGTTTTGCAAAACGCTACAGTTCTCTTGCAACGGAGTTGTCCAAAAAGGAGAAGGAGACAGAACGGTCACAGGAACTTTCCCGGATGGCGGAAATCTTGGATAAAGTACCGGAGAACCCGGCGAATGATTTGTATGAAGCGGTCCAAAGTTTTTTTATTGTCCATACAATTCTGAATATTGAAACGAACGGCCATAGTATTTCACCAGGTCGATTTGATCAGTATATGTATCCTTATTATCTAAAAGAGATTGCGAAAGGAACAAGTCCTCAGTTCATCCAAGAACTGATAGACAGTCTGTGGATAAAATTCAATCATTTCAACAAGATACGAGATATTCAGGGATCGAAATGTTTTGACGGATATCCGCTTTTTCAGAATGTAATCCTGGGTGGTATCAATGAGGAAGGGGATGATGTCGTAAACGAGCTTTCCTATATATGCCTAGAGGCAACGGCCGAAACACGTCTGCCACAGCCATCCCTGTCGGTTCGTATTTCTTCAACCGAATCTGATAAATTCTATTCGGCTGCAGCAGAAGTAGCCGCTTTGGGACTTGGAATGCCCGCTTTTTTCAATGATCATGTGATTATACCAGCACTTACAAAGGCCGGATATACATTGGAGGAAGCAAGGCAATATGGTGAGGTCGGTTGTGTGGAACCGCAAGTTCCAGGTACTACCCAAGGATTTTATACAGCGGGCTATGTCTGTCTTGCAAAGTGTGTTGAGCTTGTGCTGCATAACGGTATCGACCCTATAACCGGTATTGTGGTGGGACCAAACACTGGAGAGCTTTGTTCACTTAAAACGTTTGCCGATTTTATGCGGGCATATGACGAACAAGTGGCGCGTTTTTGCTTTTTGCTTACCCATGGAGCCAATATTATTGAAAAAATGCATAGTAAGCTAACGCCAAGTCCATTTGCGTCTCTATTTATTGAAGACTGTGTCGAAAGATGTAAAAGTTTTGAAGAAGGCGGTGCACGATATAATTTCAGTGCGGTCAATGCTGTTGGAATGGTGAATGCTGCCGATTCATTGGCTTCAATAAAGAAAATCGTATACGACGAAAAAACAGTCTCGCTTGAAAAATTGGTTGAAATCCTTGATAGTTCTGCTCCCGATGCAGGGTTTATGAGTTACTTGATGGCCCAGCCCAAATATGGGAATGACGATCCGTATGTCGACAACATCGCAGCGGATATCTCTCAAAAATTCTGCGACCAATTCAAGAGCATGAAAAATGCACGCGGAGGCATCTTTACCGTGGGATTCCAAAGTATTTCCACTCATATTGCATTTTCCGAAGCGGTAGGTAATCTCCCCGACGGCAAACGGTTCGGCGAAGTACTGGCCGATGGCGGGGTTTCCGCAGCACAGGGGCGCGACAAGCTTGGACCTACTGCGCTGATAAAATCGGTCAGCTGCATTGACCAATGCCAGTTTACCAATGGCTCATTGTTCAATATCAAATTGAATCCGTCGGTTGTTCAGGGAAAAGACGGTATTGAGGTATTGGTTTCCATTATTAAGGCATGCAGGGATCTGGGCATTGGTCAGGTGCAATTCAACGTTGTGAGTCGTGAGACACTGCTGAAAGCACAGAAAGAACCTCAAAAATATGCCAACCTGGTCGTTCGCGTTGCCGGTTTTTCCGTATTTTTTACAGCGATTTGCAGAGATCTGCAGGAGGATATTATCCGCCGCACAGAACACAAATAA
- a CDS encoding glycyl-radical enzyme activating protein, producing the protein MDDRSKRVGCKINTYFTSRYIVEIILDQEKHVVNIFKIQRFSLHDGPGIRTTVFFQGCPLRCGWCSNPEGQLKKTRIFYYESLCIHCGKCISVCPNKAIGPAFETIQARCVGCGECASVCYTGARQVSGTPMTVQDVVEICLADSMFYFHSGGGVTLSGGEPVMFSEFSCELLKELKAHNISTAFETCGYVDETDFIHLAKESDLVLFDLKTIDESASISMLGQDLKKPIQNLTSLFELKKRVRIRFAVIPGFNDTEEQVNEYATYLAPYSDKFEQVEILPFHRLGGGKYQALGMSYEYQDVVEYSDRELSEITGIFRDRGIKAVVMS; encoded by the coding sequence TTGGACGATAGATCGAAGCGTGTAGGATGTAAAATCAATACTTACTTTACTAGTAGATATATTGTGGAAATCATTTTGGATCAAGAAAAACACGTTGTAAATATTTTCAAAATACAAAGATTCAGTCTTCATGACGGACCGGGGATCAGAACGACCGTGTTCTTCCAGGGGTGTCCGTTACGTTGCGGATGGTGTAGTAATCCTGAAGGCCAGTTAAAAAAAACCAGGATTTTTTACTATGAAAGCCTTTGTATTCACTGTGGCAAATGCATATCAGTTTGTCCCAATAAGGCAATTGGCCCCGCCTTTGAAACCATTCAGGCAAGATGCGTTGGATGTGGTGAATGCGCATCCGTTTGTTATACCGGGGCTCGTCAGGTTTCCGGTACACCCATGACGGTACAAGACGTGGTGGAGATCTGCCTCGCAGACTCTATGTTTTATTTTCATTCGGGAGGAGGCGTGACCCTCTCCGGTGGCGAGCCTGTTATGTTTTCGGAATTCTCCTGTGAGTTATTAAAAGAACTAAAGGCACATAATATCTCAACTGCCTTTGAAACCTGTGGCTATGTTGATGAAACCGATTTTATACATCTGGCTAAGGAAAGTGATCTGGTTCTATTCGACTTAAAAACAATTGACGAATCAGCTTCGATTAGCATGTTGGGCCAGGACCTAAAAAAACCTATTCAAAATCTTACGTCACTTTTTGAGCTCAAAAAACGAGTACGCATTCGTTTTGCCGTCATCCCGGGATTTAATGATACGGAGGAACAGGTTAATGAGTATGCAACGTATCTTGCACCCTATTCCGACAAATTCGAACAAGTGGAGATACTACCTTTTCATCGCCTGGGCGGAGGTAAATACCAGGCTCTTGGAATGTCATACGAATACCAGGATGTAGTCGAATATTCCGACAGAGAGCTTTCGGAGATTACCGGGATTTTCAGAGACAGAGGAATAAAAGCAGTAGTAATGAGTTAA
- a CDS encoding TRAP transporter small permease has protein sequence MLKTLKGLVMLGEKIQMIAGVLVLGTIILVMTAGIISRYVFNSPFDWTEELCTFLFIWLSFLGAGVASAKRRHVSVDFITGKLSPKHRDIVKMCTVILIIFLMILIFLGSIILLPQMDTHASVALDIPRVYFYLPILIVSFYMTVVYVVELIEIIQSLRIKVSE, from the coding sequence ATGTTGAAAACATTAAAAGGTCTCGTAATGTTGGGTGAAAAAATCCAAATGATTGCGGGGGTTTTAGTACTGGGTACCATAATATTAGTAATGACAGCGGGAATTATTAGTAGATATGTTTTCAATAGCCCATTCGATTGGACCGAAGAACTTTGTACATTTCTTTTTATATGGCTTTCATTTTTAGGTGCTGGTGTTGCCTCGGCAAAAAGAAGACATGTTTCGGTAGATTTTATTACGGGAAAGCTATCACCTAAGCATAGAGATATAGTTAAAATGTGTACCGTTATCTTGATTATTTTTTTAATGATATTGATATTTTTAGGTTCGATTATCCTGCTGCCGCAAATGGATACTCATGCCAGCGTGGCGCTTGATATACCAAGAGTATACTTTTACCTGCCTATATTGATAGTCTCATTTTATATGACTGTAGTTTATGTCGTAGAACTGATAGAGATAATCCAAAGTTTAAGAATTAAGGTATCAGAATAA
- a CDS encoding TRAP transporter substrate-binding protein, translating to MKSLVKVLVSILVFCVLISLVSCGQKSQTSNKVVLKCGGIQAVDDISTEAMQKLADIAKEKSSGSIEIQVFPASQLGAAINQVEAVSMGSQDMFIDSGSWGATFVPDKQVETLFFTFRDEDHYRKYLSSDIMQEFEDTFREEKGIRVLANNWVRIPRSVAATKPIRTLDDFTGLKVRVPDIKGYLESVAALGAKPTQIAWGETYLALKQGVVDACEAPMDNMYTMKFYEPSKLISVTEHQRDNIVVMINEKRYNSLSQDQQEILLAASNEAGDWYSESVKESLNDYLDKMKADGTQFIESDVTAMRERVAQKAEELEKSGLWAEGLYARIQAIK from the coding sequence ATGAAATCATTGGTGAAGGTTCTGGTTAGTATTCTTGTTTTTTGTGTACTTATTTCATTAGTATCTTGCGGTCAAAAATCACAAACTTCGAACAAGGTAGTCTTAAAATGTGGAGGTATTCAGGCTGTAGACGATATCTCAACGGAGGCAATGCAAAAGCTTGCCGATATTGCAAAGGAAAAAAGTAGCGGTAGTATTGAAATACAGGTTTTCCCAGCCAGTCAGCTTGGGGCTGCTATCAATCAGGTTGAAGCCGTTAGTATGGGCTCACAGGATATGTTTATTGATTCCGGATCATGGGGGGCTACTTTTGTACCCGACAAACAAGTAGAAACGCTGTTCTTTACATTTAGGGATGAGGATCATTACCGCAAATATCTAAGCAGTGATATTATGCAAGAGTTTGAAGATACATTTCGTGAAGAAAAAGGTATTCGGGTGCTGGCGAATAATTGGGTAAGAATTCCCCGCTCGGTAGCAGCAACAAAACCAATCAGGACGCTTGATGATTTTACAGGGTTAAAAGTGAGAGTTCCTGATATTAAGGGATATCTGGAATCAGTAGCGGCCTTGGGAGCAAAACCAACTCAGATTGCATGGGGAGAGACATATCTTGCTCTTAAGCAGGGAGTTGTTGATGCTTGCGAGGCTCCAATGGATAACATGTATACCATGAAATTCTATGAACCCTCGAAATTAATATCAGTAACAGAGCACCAGCGAGATAATATTGTGGTAATGATTAATGAGAAAAGATACAACTCACTTAGTCAGGACCAGCAGGAAATTCTGCTTGCCGCAAGCAACGAAGCCGGTGACTGGTATTCCGAATCAGTCAAGGAGTCGCTTAACGATTATCTTGATAAAATGAAAGCCGACGGTACCCAGTTTATTGAGTCCGACGTTACTGCCATGAGAGAAAGGGTTGCCCAAAAGGCAGAAGAACTTGAAAAGTCAGGTTTATGGGCAGAAGGTTTATACGCCAGAATACAAGCAATTAAATAG
- the dmpG gene encoding 4-hydroxy-2-oxovalerate aldolase, which produces MVKIKILDDTLRDGQHALSHQFTPDQVAEIAGRLDKTGVDAIEVGHGNGLSGSSCQYGIGYASDEEYLTAAASVLKHAKLAIIVLPGIGTRENFEMAKRCGVQIVRVSTQITEADIAMQHIEMAKKMGFETRAILTQAQVLDVEATVRQAKLMESYGADVVYLFDGSGYMLPGQIRERFTAMKEALNVPIGFHGHNNLQLALANSLVAIECGAEHIDTCLKGFGAGAGNCPTELLVAAANRLSIETGIDLFEILNIGDELIVPLMPRPMDLTSDCLMLGYAGVYSSFRLFAQRAAEKYGVDSRKVIAEVGARKCTEGQEDLCIDVAYEMSKAAKEER; this is translated from the coding sequence ATGGTAAAAATCAAAATACTTGATGATACGCTTAGAGACGGACAACACGCTTTATCTCATCAGTTCACTCCTGATCAGGTGGCTGAAATAGCCGGAAGACTTGATAAAACTGGTGTGGATGCCATTGAGGTCGGACATGGTAACGGCCTTTCGGGAAGCTCCTGTCAATACGGTATCGGATATGCAAGCGATGAGGAATATCTGACGGCCGCTGCTTCCGTGCTCAAACATGCGAAACTTGCAATTATCGTACTTCCGGGTATCGGCACCAGAGAGAACTTTGAAATGGCGAAACGGTGTGGAGTACAAATAGTTCGAGTGTCCACACAAATAACGGAAGCCGACATTGCCATGCAGCATATTGAAATGGCAAAAAAAATGGGTTTTGAAACCAGGGCGATTTTGACTCAGGCGCAGGTTCTGGATGTGGAGGCAACTGTCAGACAGGCAAAATTAATGGAGTCGTATGGTGCTGATGTCGTTTATCTCTTTGATGGATCCGGATACATGCTTCCGGGGCAGATCCGGGAACGGTTTACGGCAATGAAGGAAGCGCTTAACGTGCCCATCGGATTTCACGGACATAATAATCTGCAGCTTGCCCTTGCCAACTCGCTGGTTGCAATAGAATGCGGAGCGGAACATATCGATACGTGTCTAAAGGGCTTCGGAGCTGGAGCCGGCAATTGCCCCACTGAGCTTCTTGTAGCGGCAGCTAATAGACTTTCCATCGAGACCGGAATTGACCTTTTTGAAATACTAAATATTGGCGATGAACTGATCGTACCGCTGATGCCGAGACCGATGGACCTTACAAGCGACTGTTTGATGCTGGGCTATGCCGGCGTGTATTCCAGTTTCCGCCTTTTTGCCCAGAGAGCCGCCGAAAAATATGGCGTCGATTCACGAAAAGTGATTGCCGAGGTCGGTGCGAGAAAATGCACCGAAGGGCAGGAGGATCTTTGCATCGATGTAGCATATGAAATGTCGAAAGCGGCAAAGGAGGAGCGGTAA